In one Zymobacter palmae genomic region, the following are encoded:
- a CDS encoding 2-oxoglutarate dehydrogenase E1 component has translation MKQTQKNSRMAALWRSSHMNGANAHYVEQLFERYLDAPDSIPEQWRHYFDTLVEDSKAHVPLSSVRERFRGQASLRQRIAAPSPAVTREQQVTSHVRSWIDAWRRHGHRQAHLDPLALQSPETVAELDPATHGLTVADMARELDIRAMELPHHLPARMTLMALQGWLVETYAGALAVEIPLDDPDARAWWLARIEAPQRAASRAEQQALLERLTAADGFERYLAGRYPGAKRFGLEGCDALIPLVDALMHEAAGKLSHVMIGMAHRGRLNVLVNALGKPPAAVIDEFEGRAPHTGTSGDVKYHLGYHSTRQFPNGALLCELVPNPSHLEIVTPVLQGAVRARQDQDGAQVLPIAMHGDAAFAGQGVVMECLQMSRTRAFGIGGTVHIVINNQIGFTTSRADDARSTRYCTDIAHMLQIPVLHVNADEPEAVLRAARLAFEWREHSGQDVLIDLIGYRRRGHNEADEPSGTQPLMYAKIRQQSTAQQRYAERLVAQGRVSAEQVKQLADDYRKWLESSAPASAPQASVFDVSALPALTPESLVALGERAFAVPADLSLQRQVERVYEDRQRMLTGEIPLNWGAAELLAYASVLAAGHPVRLIGQDSGRGTFSHRHAVLHDQQMDKAWVPLQHLSAPQAPCVIHDSLLSEEAVLAFEYGYSTAAPQSLVLWEAQFGDFANGAQVVIDQFIAAGDAKWGQRCGLVLLLPHGYEGQGPEHSSARPERFLQLCAEENMFVCTPTTPAQMFHLLRRQLMLGVAKPLVVMQPKSLLRHRLAVSSLEALADGHFQTMLPDDQADASRVTRVVLSAGKVHYDLLAERGAQAHQDTALVRVEQVYPFPVEEVAAELARYPALKTLVWCQEEPRNQGYWQGVRDALDEVVARSGDRASVRYVGRPSAAAPATGSAHQHAEEQCALVEAAFKA, from the coding sequence ATGAAACAGACACAAAAAAATAGCCGGATGGCGGCTCTCTGGCGCAGCTCGCATATGAATGGCGCCAATGCGCACTATGTCGAGCAGCTATTCGAGCGCTATCTTGATGCTCCCGACAGCATTCCTGAACAGTGGCGTCACTATTTCGATACCCTCGTCGAAGATTCGAAAGCCCATGTTCCTCTTTCCTCTGTTCGCGAACGCTTTCGCGGGCAGGCTAGCCTTCGCCAGCGCATCGCAGCGCCTTCGCCAGCGGTAACGCGTGAGCAGCAAGTGACCAGCCATGTGCGTTCGTGGATAGACGCTTGGCGTCGTCACGGCCACCGGCAGGCACATCTTGATCCGTTAGCGCTTCAGTCGCCGGAAACGGTGGCTGAGCTGGACCCTGCTACGCATGGATTGACGGTGGCTGATATGGCGCGTGAGCTGGATATACGAGCGATGGAGCTGCCGCACCATTTGCCGGCGCGTATGACGCTGATGGCACTGCAAGGCTGGTTGGTTGAGACCTATGCTGGAGCGCTGGCGGTCGAAATACCGCTTGATGATCCTGACGCGCGGGCGTGGTGGCTGGCGCGTATCGAAGCGCCACAGCGTGCTGCATCGCGTGCAGAGCAGCAGGCACTGTTGGAGCGTCTGACTGCCGCCGATGGTTTCGAGCGCTATCTGGCTGGCCGCTACCCAGGGGCCAAGCGTTTTGGGCTTGAAGGTTGCGATGCCTTGATTCCTCTAGTGGATGCGCTGATGCATGAGGCCGCCGGTAAGCTGTCGCACGTTATGATTGGAATGGCGCACCGTGGCCGCCTTAACGTGCTGGTCAATGCGCTGGGCAAGCCGCCTGCGGCCGTCATTGACGAATTTGAAGGGCGTGCACCGCATACCGGCACCAGTGGCGACGTCAAGTACCATCTGGGCTACCACAGCACGCGCCAGTTCCCCAATGGGGCTCTGTTATGCGAGCTGGTGCCTAACCCTTCCCACCTTGAAATCGTTACCCCTGTGCTGCAAGGGGCCGTGCGTGCGCGTCAGGATCAGGACGGTGCACAGGTACTGCCTATCGCAATGCACGGCGATGCTGCATTCGCTGGGCAGGGTGTGGTCATGGAATGCCTGCAGATGTCGCGCACACGAGCCTTCGGTATCGGCGGCACTGTCCATATCGTCATCAACAATCAGATTGGTTTCACGACGTCGCGGGCGGATGATGCTCGTTCGACGCGCTATTGCACGGATATCGCGCACATGCTGCAGATTCCCGTGTTGCATGTGAATGCTGATGAACCTGAAGCGGTGCTGCGTGCCGCGCGTCTGGCGTTTGAATGGCGGGAGCACTCAGGTCAGGATGTGCTTATCGACCTGATCGGCTACCGTCGCCGTGGTCATAATGAAGCTGATGAGCCCTCCGGCACGCAACCACTGATGTATGCCAAGATCCGCCAGCAGTCCACGGCACAGCAGCGCTATGCCGAGCGCCTAGTGGCGCAGGGACGGGTCAGTGCTGAGCAGGTGAAACAGCTGGCCGACGACTATCGCAAATGGCTGGAGTCATCCGCGCCTGCCTCAGCGCCGCAGGCGAGCGTTTTTGATGTGTCGGCACTGCCTGCACTAACGCCCGAATCGCTGGTTGCTCTGGGCGAACGTGCCTTTGCCGTGCCGGCCGATCTATCCCTTCAACGCCAGGTCGAGCGCGTCTACGAAGACCGCCAGCGCATGCTGACGGGCGAGATACCGCTAAACTGGGGGGCAGCAGAACTACTGGCATATGCCTCTGTGTTGGCTGCTGGTCACCCCGTGCGTCTTATTGGGCAGGACAGTGGGCGAGGCACGTTCTCGCATCGCCATGCCGTGTTGCACGACCAGCAGATGGACAAGGCATGGGTGCCGTTGCAGCACCTTTCTGCACCTCAGGCACCTTGTGTCATACACGATTCGTTGCTCTCAGAAGAGGCCGTGCTCGCTTTTGAATACGGTTATTCAACCGCAGCGCCGCAGTCTCTCGTGCTGTGGGAAGCTCAGTTCGGCGATTTCGCCAACGGGGCGCAGGTCGTGATCGACCAGTTCATTGCGGCGGGTGATGCAAAATGGGGACAGCGCTGTGGTTTAGTGCTGCTGCTGCCTCACGGCTATGAAGGCCAAGGGCCAGAGCATTCTTCGGCACGTCCCGAACGCTTCCTGCAGCTGTGTGCGGAAGAGAACATGTTCGTTTGTACGCCGACGACACCTGCACAGATGTTCCATCTGCTGCGTCGCCAGCTGATGCTCGGCGTAGCTAAACCGCTGGTGGTTATGCAGCCGAAGAGCTTGCTGCGCCATCGCTTGGCGGTTTCTTCACTGGAAGCGCTAGCGGACGGCCATTTCCAGACCATGCTGCCGGACGATCAGGCCGATGCATCGCGGGTAACGCGTGTCGTGCTGTCGGCGGGCAAGGTTCACTATGATCTGCTGGCCGAGCGCGGCGCGCAGGCGCATCAGGATACGGCTTTGGTGCGTGTCGAGCAGGTGTATCCCTTCCCGGTCGAAGAAGTGGCTGCTGAGTTGGCACGCTATCCTGCTCTGAAAACACTGGTATGGTGCCAAGAAGAACCTCGCAACCAAGGTTACTGGCAGGGCGTGCGTGATGCCCTTGATGAGGTAGTGGCGCGGTCGGGTGATCGCGCGAGCGTGCGCTATGTTGGTCGCCCGTCAGCGGCGGCTCCTGCCACGGGTAGCGCTCATCAGCACGCCGAAGAGCAGTGCGCGCTGGTAGAGGCGGCCTTCAAGGCATAA
- the gltA gene encoding citrate synthase codes for MSSNKKQAVLHIDGQVIELPILSGTLGPDVLDVRQLSTQGLLTYDPGFMSTASCASAITYIDGTQGILLYRGYPIDELAQRSSFLELSYLLFHGELPTPSQYAEFMSKVQAEMLVHEQLVRFFTGFRRDAHPMAVMCGVIGGLSAFYHDMLDFAESRDREEAAVQLLAKMPTLAAMCYKYSIGQPFMYPRYELGYTENFLHMMFATPCAPYVPNPVVVRALDRILMLHADHEQNASTSTVRLAGSTGASPFACVSAGIAALWGSAHGGANEAVLNMLDDIGENSEENIQRYIERAKDKNDPFRLMGFGHRVYRNFDPRAKVMKESCDEVLDALGMANDPKLQIARRLEEVALQDPYFIERKLYPNVDFYSGLILRAIGIPTNMFTVMFALARTAGWISHWNEMAGHPHRIGRPRQLYVGPTERHYPAHAPNDK; via the coding sequence ATGTCATCCAACAAGAAACAGGCCGTTCTACATATTGATGGGCAAGTGATTGAACTCCCCATTCTGTCAGGTACCTTGGGCCCCGATGTACTTGATGTCCGTCAACTGTCTACCCAAGGGCTACTGACCTACGACCCAGGCTTTATGTCGACGGCGTCCTGCGCCTCGGCCATCACTTATATCGATGGCACCCAAGGCATTCTGCTCTACCGGGGCTACCCGATTGATGAACTGGCCCAGCGCTCCAGTTTTCTGGAGCTGTCCTATCTACTCTTTCACGGCGAATTGCCCACCCCATCGCAGTACGCCGAGTTCATGTCGAAAGTGCAGGCGGAAATGCTGGTCCACGAGCAGCTGGTGCGCTTCTTCACCGGCTTTCGCCGCGATGCACACCCGATGGCGGTCATGTGCGGCGTGATCGGCGGACTGTCAGCGTTCTATCACGACATGCTGGATTTTGCAGAGTCGCGCGATCGCGAAGAAGCTGCCGTGCAACTGCTGGCTAAAATGCCGACGCTGGCGGCCATGTGCTACAAGTACAGCATCGGCCAGCCCTTCATGTATCCGCGCTACGAGCTGGGCTACACCGAGAACTTCCTGCACATGATGTTTGCAACGCCATGTGCGCCCTATGTCCCCAACCCTGTTGTGGTCCGCGCACTTGATCGCATTTTGATGCTGCATGCCGACCATGAACAGAACGCGTCAACCAGCACGGTACGTCTAGCGGGTTCCACAGGAGCCAGTCCGTTTGCCTGTGTCAGCGCAGGGATCGCCGCACTATGGGGATCCGCACACGGTGGTGCCAACGAAGCCGTTCTGAACATGCTGGACGATATCGGCGAGAACAGCGAAGAGAACATCCAGCGCTATATCGAACGCGCCAAGGATAAGAACGACCCGTTCCGTCTGATGGGTTTCGGGCATCGCGTTTACCGCAACTTCGACCCGCGCGCCAAAGTGATGAAGGAAAGCTGCGATGAAGTGCTGGACGCACTGGGCATGGCCAACGATCCCAAGCTACAGATTGCCCGCCGACTGGAAGAGGTTGCTCTGCAAGACCCGTACTTCATCGAGCGCAAGCTATACCCAAACGTCGATTTCTACTCGGGCCTCATCCTGCGTGCGATCGGCATTCCAACCAACATGTTCACGGTCATGTTCGCGCTTGCACGCACGGCAGGCTGGATCTCGCACTGGAATGAAATGGCAGGCCACCCTCACCGCATCGGCCGCCCACGCCAACTGTATGTAGGCCCAACCGAACGGCACTATCCTGCGCACGCACCTAATGATAAGTAG